One genomic segment of Arthrobacter sp. JZ12 includes these proteins:
- a CDS encoding metallophosphoesterase — protein sequence MGTTKADTRAGAGIALGLTAAAGVATLGYAALVERNLFGLRTESLAILPPGSRPLKILHLSDIHMVPRQTAKATWLQGLAELKPDLVVNTGDNLSHPKALGPLLDALEPLLDFPGVFVPGSNDYYAPRLLNPFKYFAGPSSLGDKPLKELPWQQMFARFGSAGWLDLTNRSQSVALRGLRIDFSGVDDPHLGRDRFIGFPNGSSTADEAPHLRIGVAHAPYQRVLDAFSDGGAHLMLAGHTHGGQVCIPGYGALVSNCDLPTWRARGLTQWENNGAVVPLNVSAGIGTSRFAPVRFACRPEAVLLTLTAR from the coding sequence GTGGGGACAACTAAAGCGGACACCCGGGCCGGCGCAGGAATCGCACTCGGACTCACTGCAGCAGCCGGCGTCGCAACCCTCGGGTATGCGGCACTCGTAGAACGTAACCTGTTCGGGCTCCGCACCGAGTCCCTGGCGATCCTCCCCCCGGGCAGCCGTCCGCTGAAGATTCTCCACCTCTCCGACATCCACATGGTTCCGCGCCAGACCGCCAAGGCGACGTGGCTGCAGGGATTGGCTGAGTTGAAGCCGGACCTCGTGGTCAACACCGGCGACAACCTAAGCCACCCCAAGGCCCTTGGTCCCCTGCTCGACGCACTGGAACCGCTGCTGGACTTCCCGGGGGTGTTTGTCCCCGGCTCCAATGACTACTATGCGCCGCGGCTGCTGAACCCGTTCAAGTACTTCGCAGGTCCTTCCTCCCTTGGCGACAAGCCGCTGAAGGAACTGCCGTGGCAGCAGATGTTCGCGCGCTTCGGTTCAGCCGGGTGGCTCGACCTGACCAACCGGTCCCAGTCCGTCGCTTTGCGCGGCCTTCGTATCGACTTCAGCGGAGTCGACGACCCGCACCTGGGTCGGGACCGGTTCATCGGCTTCCCCAATGGAAGCAGCACGGCAGACGAAGCACCCCACCTCCGCATCGGAGTGGCACACGCTCCCTACCAGCGGGTGCTGGACGCATTTAGCGACGGCGGCGCCCACCTGATGCTCGCCGGCCACACCCATGGTGGGCAGGTCTGCATCCCGGGCTACGGCGCACTTGTGAGCAACTGCGACCTGCCCACCTGGCGGGCGCGCGGGCTCACTCAGTGGGAGAACAACGGCGCAGTAGTGCCGCTGAACGTTTCAGCCGGCATCGGAACGTCCCGTTTCGCGCCAGTGCGGTTTGCCTGCCGCCCCGAGGCCGTCCTGCTAACACTCACCGCGCGCTAG
- a CDS encoding ABC transporter ATP-binding protein — protein MPTQSTLWQSLGRLYPHLKPIIPRLVLGLFAALGASIMVLAIPQVFRVLVNDALAEGTEATTIWLASGIVLLLGVLEAAFVALRRFFVINPATTVETNLRTSFYRHLQGLAVAFHDRWGSGQLLSRAMSDLNLMRRWMAFGAIMLVVDTLTVTAGVVIMFFMSWPLAVIFLAAAVPVMIYGFRFRTSYSRVSRKSQDQAGDLATTVEESVHGIRVLKAFGRSREALDAFSDQAEELRQTEIHKAKSLASFSLIVTLLPELALGASLVVGILLAVNGEVSIGGLVAFFATAGVVTGRVEFIGPLLAMTFTAKTAIDRHYEVMESENTITNPPHPRTLAQPHGRVTFDDVSFRYPDADKEAPGVLNGIDLTLEAGETMALVGVTGCGKSTLLQLVPRLYDVTGGSIRIDGVDIRDLTVEELRRHVAVAFEETTLFSNSVRENVMMGVDPASENDGAAILTEALDVAQAHFVYSLPDGVDTLIGEEGLSLSGGQRQRVALARAIAAKPNVLVLDDPLSALDVRTEELVEERLRQVLKDTTTLIVAHRPSTVALADRVALMEDGQIADVGTHSELLARSDHYRYVIASLTEEPVDLDSELEELKHDDEGARA, from the coding sequence ATGCCGACGCAATCTACCCTGTGGCAATCCCTCGGCCGCCTGTATCCGCACCTCAAGCCGATCATTCCGCGGTTGGTGCTTGGCCTGTTTGCCGCGCTCGGCGCCAGCATCATGGTCCTGGCAATCCCGCAGGTGTTCCGTGTGCTCGTCAACGACGCACTTGCAGAAGGCACCGAAGCAACCACGATCTGGTTGGCTTCCGGCATCGTGTTGCTGCTGGGTGTCCTCGAGGCAGCCTTCGTTGCCCTGCGCCGCTTCTTCGTCATCAACCCGGCCACCACGGTCGAAACCAACCTGCGAACCTCCTTCTACCGGCACCTTCAGGGCCTCGCCGTCGCCTTCCACGACCGCTGGGGAAGCGGACAGCTGCTGTCCCGCGCCATGTCGGACCTCAACCTCATGCGGCGCTGGATGGCGTTCGGCGCCATCATGCTGGTGGTCGACACGCTGACGGTGACGGCCGGCGTCGTAATCATGTTCTTCATGAGTTGGCCGCTTGCGGTCATCTTCCTCGCCGCGGCCGTTCCGGTGATGATCTACGGCTTCCGGTTCCGGACCTCCTACAGCCGGGTGTCCCGCAAGAGCCAGGACCAGGCCGGTGACCTCGCCACGACGGTTGAGGAATCCGTGCACGGCATCCGCGTGCTCAAGGCGTTCGGCCGGAGCCGGGAGGCGCTGGATGCGTTCAGCGACCAGGCGGAAGAACTGCGGCAGACCGAGATTCACAAGGCCAAGAGCCTGGCGAGCTTCTCGCTGATCGTCACGCTGCTGCCCGAGCTGGCGCTCGGCGCCTCGCTGGTCGTGGGGATCCTGCTTGCCGTCAACGGTGAGGTGTCGATCGGCGGGCTGGTTGCGTTCTTCGCAACCGCCGGCGTGGTCACGGGGCGGGTCGAGTTCATTGGGCCACTGCTTGCCATGACCTTTACGGCGAAGACTGCGATCGACCGCCACTACGAAGTCATGGAGTCCGAAAACACCATCACGAATCCTCCGCACCCCCGGACGCTCGCCCAGCCTCACGGCAGGGTCACGTTCGACGACGTCTCCTTCCGCTACCCGGACGCGGACAAGGAAGCGCCTGGGGTACTCAACGGGATCGACCTCACGCTCGAGGCCGGCGAGACCATGGCCCTGGTGGGCGTCACCGGATGCGGCAAGAGCACCCTGCTTCAGCTCGTGCCAAGGCTGTACGACGTTACCGGCGGCTCGATCCGGATCGACGGCGTGGACATCCGCGACCTCACCGTCGAGGAGCTGCGACGCCACGTTGCCGTGGCGTTCGAGGAGACCACCCTGTTCTCCAACTCGGTACGCGAGAACGTGATGATGGGCGTGGACCCGGCTTCGGAGAACGACGGCGCCGCCATCCTCACAGAGGCCCTGGACGTGGCGCAGGCCCACTTTGTCTACTCGCTCCCCGACGGCGTGGACACCCTCATCGGCGAAGAAGGGCTCAGCCTGTCCGGCGGGCAACGGCAGCGCGTGGCTCTGGCCCGGGCGATTGCCGCCAAGCCGAACGTGCTCGTGCTGGACGACCCCCTCTCCGCGCTGGATGTCAGGACCGAGGAACTCGTCGAGGAGCGGCTGCGCCAGGTCCTGAAGGACACCACCACGCTCATCGTCGCCCACCGCCCCTCCACCGTTGCCCTCGCCGACCGGGTGGCGCTGATGGAGGACGGCCAGATTGCCGACGTCGGAACCCACTCGGAACTGCTGGCGCGCAGCGACCACTACCGCTACGTCATCGCAAGCCTGACCGAGGAGCCCGTGGACCTGGACAGCGAACTCGAAGAGCTGAAGCACGACGACGAGGGGGCACGCGCGTGA
- a CDS encoding ABC transporter ATP-binding protein, which produces MLDRAQNKSVRARSFRLLGSLIRPNRKQFIWTALLVVFSQIARVSGPAIIAFGIDHALPSLLQGDSMLLWATGITYLLAAVLSAVLTSGYVLAAARLSQEMLLDLRLRVFRHTQRLSLEFHEKYTSGRIISRQTSDLEALRELLDSGVSSLASGLMYMIFTAVTIFVLDWPTGLLILVAAVPMTFLARWYQKHSQIAYRSSRVVSAKLIVHFIETMTGIRAVKAFRREKVNAERYDQLAEDYRRVTVRSINLNGVFQPGLVLIGNVTVAVVLLVGGFRVLGGSLEVGALLALLLYSKRFFQPVDQMAMFYNSFQSAAAALEKVSGLLEEVPTVRPPKNPVPLKHAKGEIAFDGVEFRYGDGPVVLPRMDLTIPAGQTVALVGQTGAGKSTLAKVIARFYDVSSGSVTLDGVDLRKLSPQDLRRAVVMVTQEAFLFSGSVADNIALGKPEASREEIVAAAQAVGAHDFIESLPEGYDTDVNKRGGRVSSGQRQLISFARAFLADPAVLILDEATSSLDIPSERLVQQGLQKLLGNRTALIIAHRLSTVEIADRVLVVHDGAVVEDGTPADLINGNGRFATLHAAWQDSLV; this is translated from the coding sequence ATGCTGGACCGGGCCCAGAACAAGTCCGTCCGTGCCCGTTCCTTCCGGCTGCTCGGTTCGCTGATCCGGCCCAACCGGAAGCAGTTCATCTGGACCGCACTGCTGGTGGTGTTCTCGCAGATCGCCCGGGTTTCCGGTCCTGCGATCATCGCTTTCGGGATCGACCACGCGCTCCCCTCGCTGCTGCAGGGTGATTCGATGCTTCTGTGGGCCACCGGGATCACCTACCTGCTGGCGGCTGTGCTCTCAGCGGTCCTGACGTCCGGCTATGTGCTCGCGGCTGCCCGGTTGAGCCAGGAGATGCTGCTCGACCTGCGCCTCCGGGTTTTCCGCCACACGCAGCGTCTCAGCCTTGAGTTCCACGAGAAGTACACGTCCGGGCGCATCATCTCGCGCCAGACGTCGGACCTTGAGGCGCTGCGCGAACTGCTGGACTCGGGCGTCAGCTCATTGGCATCGGGTCTGATGTACATGATCTTTACGGCCGTCACCATCTTTGTGCTCGACTGGCCAACCGGCCTGCTGATCCTCGTTGCCGCCGTTCCAATGACGTTCCTGGCCCGCTGGTACCAGAAGCACTCGCAGATCGCCTACCGGTCGTCGCGAGTGGTCTCGGCGAAGCTCATCGTCCACTTCATCGAGACGATGACCGGCATCCGCGCCGTGAAGGCCTTCCGCCGCGAGAAGGTGAACGCCGAGCGCTACGACCAGCTCGCCGAGGACTACCGGCGCGTGACGGTCCGTTCAATCAACCTCAACGGGGTCTTCCAGCCCGGGCTGGTGCTCATCGGCAACGTGACGGTGGCCGTGGTCCTTCTGGTCGGAGGGTTCCGGGTACTTGGTGGTTCGCTGGAGGTCGGCGCGTTGCTGGCTCTACTGCTCTACAGCAAGCGCTTCTTCCAGCCGGTGGACCAGATGGCCATGTTCTACAACTCCTTCCAGTCGGCAGCGGCCGCCCTCGAGAAGGTCTCCGGCCTCCTCGAGGAAGTGCCCACCGTGCGGCCGCCGAAGAACCCAGTGCCGCTGAAGCACGCAAAGGGCGAGATAGCGTTTGACGGCGTGGAGTTCCGTTACGGGGACGGTCCCGTTGTCCTGCCGCGCATGGACCTCACGATCCCCGCTGGGCAGACGGTCGCGCTGGTCGGCCAGACCGGCGCCGGCAAATCCACCCTGGCGAAGGTGATCGCCCGGTTTTACGACGTCTCCTCGGGCAGCGTCACTCTCGACGGCGTGGACCTGCGGAAGCTGTCCCCGCAGGACCTGCGCCGCGCCGTCGTCATGGTCACCCAGGAAGCCTTCCTCTTCAGCGGTAGCGTGGCGGACAACATTGCGCTCGGGAAGCCGGAAGCGAGCCGCGAGGAGATCGTGGCTGCGGCGCAGGCCGTGGGCGCGCATGACTTCATCGAATCGCTGCCCGAGGGCTATGACACCGACGTCAACAAGCGCGGCGGCCGGGTGTCCTCCGGCCAGCGGCAATTGATCAGCTTCGCCCGTGCGTTCCTTGCCGATCCCGCCGTGCTGATTTTGGATGAGGCGACGTCGTCGCTCGACATTCCCAGCGAACGGCTGGTGCAGCAGGGCCTTCAGAAGCTCCTCGGCAACCGGACTGCGCTGATCATCGCGCACCGCCTGTCCACGGTGGAGATCGCCGACCGGGTGCTGGTGGTGCACGACGGCGCGGTGGTGGAAGATGGCACGCCAGCGGACCTGATCAACGGGAACGGACGGTTTGCCACCCTGCATGCCGCCTGGCAGGACTCGCTCGTCTAG
- a CDS encoding phosphoribosylaminoimidazolesuccinocarboxamide synthase gives MAQEIPGWRHIYSGKVRDLYEPESGEDDRVLVVASDRISAYDYVLTSEIPDKGRVLTQLSLWWFEQLGEVPNHVISTDVPAEVAGRAMICKRLEMFPVECIARGYLTGSGLKEYQATRTVCELPLPEGLVDGSRLEKPLFTPSAKAEVGEHDENITYDAVVMMLGDDLAAKLKTLTLDIYSRAEAIARDRGIILADTKVEFGLSNTGEVTLGDEVLTPDSSRFWDAELYSPGKAQPSFDKQFVRDWLTSDESGWDGNSEPPALPADVVEKTRARYVEAYERLTGRTFL, from the coding sequence ATGGCGCAGGAGATTCCCGGCTGGCGGCACATCTACTCCGGCAAGGTCCGCGACCTGTATGAACCGGAGTCGGGAGAAGACGACCGGGTACTGGTGGTAGCCAGCGACCGCATCAGCGCCTACGACTACGTCCTAACGAGCGAAATTCCCGACAAGGGACGTGTCCTGACGCAGCTGAGCCTGTGGTGGTTCGAGCAGCTGGGCGAGGTCCCCAACCACGTGATCTCGACCGACGTGCCGGCGGAAGTGGCCGGACGGGCGATGATCTGCAAGCGGCTGGAGATGTTCCCGGTCGAGTGCATCGCGCGCGGCTACCTCACCGGTTCCGGACTGAAGGAGTATCAGGCCACCCGTACGGTCTGCGAACTGCCGCTGCCCGAGGGCCTGGTGGACGGGTCACGGCTCGAGAAACCGCTGTTCACGCCGTCGGCCAAGGCAGAGGTAGGGGAGCACGACGAGAACATCACCTACGACGCCGTCGTCATGATGCTGGGCGACGACCTCGCTGCCAAGCTGAAGACGCTGACGCTGGACATCTACTCCCGCGCGGAGGCAATCGCCCGGGACCGCGGGATCATCCTGGCCGACACCAAGGTGGAGTTCGGGCTCTCGAACACCGGTGAGGTGACGTTGGGTGATGAGGTGCTGACCCCCGATTCCTCGCGGTTCTGGGATGCGGAGCTGTACTCGCCGGGCAAGGCGCAACCGTCCTTCGACAAGCAGTTTGTGCGCGACTGGCTGACGTCCGACGAATCCGGTTGGGACGGAAACTCCGAGCCGCCCGCGCTCCCTGCGGACGTGGTGGAGAAGACCCGCGCGCGGTACGTCGAAGCCTATGAGCGGCTGACGGGACGCACGTTCCTCTAG
- the purD gene encoding phosphoribosylamine--glycine ligase translates to MKVLVIGPGGREHAIVRALLADPFVSEVHAAPGNAGIAQVVPVHSINANDPAAVTELARSLGSDLVVVGPEAPLAAGVADALIEAGIPVFGPTKAAAQLEASKAFAKQIMAAAGVPTAMAKVASTADEAAEALDAFGAPYVVKDDGLAAGKGVVVTSDRDAALEHAQACFDAGGTVVIEEYLDGPEVSLFVLSDGSTVVPLAPAQDFKRIFDNDEGPNTGGMGAYSPLEWVPAGLVDEVIERVAQPTIDEMARRGTPFTGVLYCGLALTSRGLRVIEFNARFGDPETQAVLARLKTPLGGVLLAAAKGELATIDNLHWASETAVAVVLASANYPDTPRTGDPIRGLEEAEALDGVHVLHAGTALNGDGAVVSSGGRVLAVVGLGADLAEARDKAYDGVSRLALEGGQYRTDIAARAARGEIVVSAGSEA, encoded by the coding sequence GTGAAGGTTCTTGTGATTGGCCCCGGAGGCCGCGAACACGCCATTGTCCGAGCGCTTCTGGCCGATCCCTTTGTCAGCGAGGTCCACGCGGCTCCCGGTAACGCCGGCATCGCCCAGGTGGTCCCCGTGCACAGCATCAACGCGAACGATCCCGCTGCCGTGACCGAACTGGCCCGGTCGCTCGGCTCTGACCTGGTTGTGGTCGGTCCGGAGGCACCGCTCGCCGCCGGGGTCGCGGACGCACTCATCGAAGCGGGCATCCCTGTTTTCGGTCCAACCAAGGCAGCCGCCCAGCTTGAGGCGTCGAAGGCGTTCGCCAAGCAGATCATGGCCGCGGCCGGCGTTCCCACCGCGATGGCCAAGGTTGCCTCCACCGCGGATGAAGCCGCCGAAGCCCTCGATGCTTTCGGCGCTCCGTACGTCGTGAAGGATGATGGGCTCGCCGCGGGCAAGGGCGTCGTGGTCACCTCTGACCGGGATGCCGCGCTGGAACACGCGCAGGCCTGCTTCGACGCGGGTGGCACCGTGGTCATCGAGGAGTACCTCGACGGGCCGGAGGTTTCCCTGTTTGTCCTGTCCGACGGCTCCACCGTTGTGCCGCTGGCCCCGGCGCAGGATTTCAAGCGCATCTTCGACAACGACGAAGGCCCCAATACCGGCGGCATGGGCGCGTATTCGCCGCTCGAGTGGGTGCCTGCCGGGCTGGTGGACGAGGTCATCGAGCGCGTGGCTCAGCCCACCATCGACGAGATGGCCCGCCGCGGCACCCCGTTCACGGGCGTGCTCTACTGCGGTCTCGCCCTCACCTCCCGCGGTCTGCGTGTCATTGAATTCAACGCCCGCTTCGGTGATCCCGAGACCCAGGCCGTGCTCGCACGCTTGAAGACACCTCTCGGCGGCGTCCTGCTTGCCGCTGCGAAGGGTGAGCTGGCGACCATCGACAACCTGCACTGGGCTTCGGAGACGGCCGTCGCCGTCGTGCTCGCCTCGGCCAACTACCCGGACACGCCGCGCACGGGTGACCCCATCCGTGGGCTGGAAGAGGCGGAGGCACTCGACGGCGTGCACGTGCTGCACGCCGGTACCGCGCTGAACGGGGACGGTGCCGTGGTTTCCTCCGGTGGGCGGGTTCTCGCCGTCGTCGGGCTCGGTGCGGATCTCGCCGAGGCGCGCGATAAAGCGTACGACGGCGTCAGCCGCCTTGCGTTGGAAGGCGGTCAGTACCGTACGGATATCGCCGCGCGGGCAGCCCGCGGTGAGATCGTCGTGTCGGCCGGCAGCGAGGCGTAG
- a CDS encoding molybdopterin-dependent oxidoreductase translates to MKIARRPSRTRPLRRSVPVLAMLAGVLAAGLVLGVAELVGAFVSTRSAPLIALGSTFIDFTPSWLKDFAISTFGTNDKLALFIGMGVTIVLLAAALGYLAWRRFILGAVGVLLMGAIMVAAVLTRAGAASQDAYPSVLGTLVGLAALHWMVRWLPSRVSSAPSAPNQEEYDDGRPGAAATAPARAKTGTTRRGFFVAAGVTAVVAVVSAAGGSVVSGIRNTVNAARERLSLPVPASPAEAVPSGVDAQLDGVDPWLTPNSEFYRIDTALQVPAVDVDTWQLRVHGLVEEEVTISFQDLLDSELVERHITLACVSNPVGGDLVGNAKWLGYPIRNLLERARPTDGADMVLSTSTDGFSASTPLPVLRDDRDALLAIAMNDEPLPLEHGYPVRMVVPGLYGYVSATKWVVDLEVTRFADARAYWTDRGWSERGPIKTQSRVEVPRPFAKVPAGTVRVGGTAWAQHRGVERVQVQVDDGPWEDAALATEYSVDTWRQWTHEVQLEPGSHRIRCRAYDPEGVQTEKRANPVPDGASGWHTVEFSAE, encoded by the coding sequence ATGAAAATCGCCCGCCGCCCCAGCCGTACCCGGCCCCTTCGACGATCCGTCCCGGTACTCGCGATGCTGGCCGGCGTTCTCGCCGCCGGCCTGGTCCTGGGAGTCGCCGAACTGGTGGGAGCGTTCGTCTCAACACGCTCGGCGCCGCTGATCGCGCTCGGTTCCACGTTCATCGACTTCACGCCTTCCTGGCTGAAGGACTTCGCGATCAGCACCTTCGGAACCAACGACAAGCTCGCCCTCTTCATCGGCATGGGCGTTACGATCGTCCTCCTCGCCGCGGCACTGGGTTACCTTGCCTGGCGCCGGTTCATCCTGGGCGCGGTGGGCGTACTCCTCATGGGCGCGATCATGGTCGCGGCCGTGCTTACCCGGGCCGGAGCTGCCAGCCAGGACGCCTACCCCTCGGTGCTCGGCACCCTCGTTGGGCTCGCCGCCCTGCACTGGATGGTGCGTTGGCTCCCGTCGCGCGTTTCCAGCGCGCCCAGCGCGCCTAACCAGGAAGAGTACGACGACGGCAGGCCCGGCGCCGCGGCAACCGCACCGGCGCGAGCCAAGACTGGCACCACCCGGCGCGGGTTCTTCGTGGCAGCGGGGGTAACCGCCGTCGTCGCTGTCGTTTCGGCCGCCGGCGGCTCGGTGGTCAGCGGCATCCGCAATACCGTCAATGCCGCGCGCGAACGCCTGAGCCTGCCCGTTCCGGCGAGCCCTGCCGAAGCGGTGCCCAGCGGCGTCGACGCACAGCTCGACGGAGTGGATCCGTGGTTGACTCCCAACTCCGAGTTCTACCGGATCGACACAGCGCTGCAGGTTCCGGCGGTCGACGTCGACACGTGGCAGCTGCGCGTCCACGGGCTTGTGGAGGAAGAAGTCACGATCTCGTTCCAGGACCTGCTGGACTCCGAACTGGTGGAGCGGCACATCACCCTCGCCTGTGTGTCCAACCCGGTGGGCGGGGACCTGGTGGGAAACGCGAAGTGGCTCGGCTACCCCATCCGCAATCTTCTGGAGCGTGCCCGTCCTACCGACGGTGCGGACATGGTCCTGTCCACGAGTACCGACGGGTTCAGCGCCTCCACTCCCCTGCCCGTCCTGCGGGACGACCGTGACGCACTGCTCGCGATCGCGATGAACGACGAACCGCTGCCCTTAGAGCACGGCTATCCGGTCCGCATGGTGGTGCCGGGACTCTACGGTTATGTCTCGGCGACCAAGTGGGTGGTGGACCTCGAGGTGACGCGGTTTGCCGACGCGCGGGCCTACTGGACGGACCGGGGCTGGTCCGAGCGGGGCCCGATCAAGACTCAATCGCGCGTGGAGGTTCCCCGCCCATTCGCCAAGGTGCCGGCAGGGACGGTCCGTGTGGGCGGTACCGCGTGGGCGCAGCACCGCGGTGTGGAGAGGGTTCAGGTGCAAGTCGACGACGGCCCGTGGGAAGACGCCGCCCTTGCTACCGAATACAGCGTCGACACCTGGCGGCAGTGGACGCACGAGGTCCAGTTGGAGCCCGGCTCGCACCGCATCCGCTGCCGGGCCTACGACCCGGAGGGCGTGCAGACCGAGAAGCGCGCCAACCCGGTTCCGGATGGGGCGTCCGGCTGGCACACGGTTGAGTTCTCCGCGGAGTGA